One region of Catenuloplanes indicus genomic DNA includes:
- a CDS encoding enolase C-terminal domain-like protein has product MTTILAVEVHDVRFPTSDSADGSDAINRGDYSATYVELRTDSPHVGAGFTFTNGRGNEITVAAVKALSRHVDGKTLEEIFAAPVAFWRSLSADAQLRWLGPEKGVIHMATGALVNAVWDLRAKVEGKPLWRLLAEMPTAELVAAIDFHHITDAITPDEAAAILDKGRTGLDERLAEISRDGFPSYTTSVGWLGYPDEKVRALSRAAFAEGWRAVKMKVGGPIEDDVRRARIIREEVGPQTRLMMDANQVWDVDEAIENMARLAEFDPYWIEEPTHADDVLGHARIQRAVAPIRVATGEVAANRVIFKQLLQAEAIGVMQIDACRVGGVNEVLAEIVMAAKFGVPICPHAGGVGLCEYVQHLAIFDYLRVSTSLDGRMVEYVDHLHEHFVDPVRTVSGKYVLPEQPGYSAQMKPESVADYSFPDGPIWSARLADGVDA; this is encoded by the coding sequence GTGACCACCATTCTCGCGGTCGAGGTGCACGACGTGCGGTTCCCGACGTCGGACTCGGCGGACGGTTCCGACGCGATCAACCGGGGCGACTACTCGGCGACCTACGTCGAGCTGCGCACGGACAGCCCCCACGTCGGGGCCGGCTTCACGTTCACCAACGGCCGGGGCAACGAGATCACGGTCGCGGCCGTGAAGGCGCTCTCCCGGCACGTCGACGGCAAGACGCTGGAGGAGATCTTCGCGGCGCCGGTGGCGTTCTGGCGGTCGCTCTCCGCGGACGCGCAGCTGCGCTGGCTCGGGCCGGAGAAGGGCGTCATCCACATGGCGACCGGCGCGCTGGTCAACGCGGTGTGGGACCTGCGGGCCAAGGTCGAGGGCAAGCCGCTGTGGCGCCTGCTGGCCGAGATGCCGACGGCGGAGCTGGTCGCGGCGATCGACTTCCACCACATCACGGACGCGATCACGCCGGACGAGGCGGCCGCGATCCTGGACAAGGGCCGCACCGGGCTGGACGAGCGGCTGGCGGAGATCTCCCGGGACGGCTTCCCCTCGTACACCACGTCGGTCGGCTGGCTCGGCTACCCGGACGAGAAGGTGCGCGCGCTGAGCCGGGCCGCGTTCGCCGAGGGCTGGCGGGCCGTGAAGATGAAGGTCGGCGGACCGATCGAGGACGACGTACGCCGGGCCCGGATCATCCGCGAGGAGGTCGGGCCGCAGACACGGCTGATGATGGACGCGAACCAGGTCTGGGACGTCGACGAGGCGATCGAGAACATGGCGCGGCTGGCCGAGTTCGACCCGTACTGGATCGAGGAGCCGACGCACGCGGACGACGTGCTCGGGCACGCCCGGATCCAGCGGGCGGTGGCGCCGATCCGCGTCGCCACCGGCGAGGTCGCGGCGAACCGGGTGATTTTCAAGCAGCTGCTCCAGGCCGAGGCGATCGGCGTGATGCAGATCGACGCCTGCCGGGTCGGCGGCGTCAACGAGGTGCTCGCCGAGATCGTGATGGCCGCGAAGTTCGGCGTGCCGATCTGCCCGCACGCCGGTGGCGTCGGCCTCTGCGAGTACGTGCAGCACCTGGCGATCTTCGACTACCTGCGGGTCAGCACGTCGCTGGACGGCCGGATGGTGGAGTACGTCGACCACCTGCACGAGCACTTCGTCGACCCGGTGCGCACCGTCTCCGGTAAGTACGTCCTGCCGGAGCAGCCCGGGTACAGCGCGCAGATGAAGCCGGAGTCGGTCGCGGACTACAGCTTCCCGGACGGCCCGATCTGGAGCGCCCGGCTCGCGGACGGGGTGGACGCGTGA
- a CDS encoding mannitol dehydrogenase family protein, whose protein sequence is MTSAVSVKRLGLGAIASLPIESRPLVRPDEIGSGIVHLGLGAFHRAHQAVFTEEAISAGGGDWGIIGVAPRSTGVFDRMRAQDNLFSVTTLGAQTSRTRVIGSLSEVRHAASDPAVIVALLADPRIRVVTLTVTEKAYQLDPVTGELLADEAVAADLTTDRPPQTVPGLLIRGLLARAAADAGPLTLLSCDNLPSNGRRTHGLIDAGLAFGGFTGAPADWIHRHVTFPNSMVDRIVPAATPETLATAARALGVEDQAAIAAEPYTQWVIEDRFPGGRPAWEQAGAIMTDDAGQWERLKLRTLNGVHSALAYLGALAGQETVAEALALPGMEGTLRKLIAEDIAESFRPPEGVSIVGYGDDVLARFANPAILYRTHQVAMDGTQKLPQRLLHTILDLRAAKRDARWATLAVAAWMRFVQGTADDGTPLPLNDPLADRIRTALADTSSEPAAVVDALLRIDSVFPAALVTDDEVRASITSWLTDLTRHGAAAAVEAAGR, encoded by the coding sequence GTGACCAGCGCGGTGAGCGTCAAGCGGCTGGGACTGGGCGCGATCGCCTCGCTGCCGATCGAGAGCCGGCCGCTGGTCCGGCCGGACGAGATCGGCAGCGGCATCGTGCACCTCGGGCTCGGCGCGTTCCACCGGGCGCACCAGGCGGTCTTCACCGAGGAGGCGATCTCCGCGGGCGGCGGCGACTGGGGCATCATCGGCGTGGCACCGCGCAGCACCGGCGTGTTCGACCGGATGCGGGCGCAGGACAACCTGTTCAGCGTGACCACGCTGGGCGCGCAGACCTCCCGTACCCGGGTGATCGGGTCGTTGTCCGAGGTGCGGCACGCGGCCAGTGACCCGGCCGTGATCGTGGCGCTGCTGGCCGACCCGCGGATCCGGGTGGTGACGCTGACCGTGACGGAGAAGGCGTACCAGCTGGATCCGGTCACCGGCGAGCTGCTGGCGGACGAGGCGGTGGCCGCGGACCTGACCACGGACCGCCCGCCGCAGACCGTGCCCGGCCTGCTGATCCGTGGGCTGCTCGCCCGCGCGGCCGCGGACGCCGGTCCGCTGACCCTGCTGAGCTGCGATAATCTGCCGTCGAACGGGCGCCGCACGCACGGGCTGATCGACGCCGGATTGGCGTTCGGCGGCTTCACCGGCGCACCGGCCGACTGGATCCACCGCCACGTGACGTTCCCGAACTCGATGGTGGACCGGATCGTGCCGGCCGCCACACCGGAGACGCTGGCCACCGCGGCACGCGCGCTCGGCGTGGAGGACCAGGCGGCGATCGCGGCCGAGCCGTACACCCAGTGGGTCATCGAGGACCGGTTCCCGGGCGGGCGGCCGGCCTGGGAGCAGGCCGGCGCGATCATGACGGACGACGCCGGCCAGTGGGAGCGGCTGAAGCTGCGCACGCTCAACGGCGTCCACTCCGCGCTCGCCTACCTCGGCGCGCTGGCCGGCCAGGAGACCGTCGCGGAGGCACTCGCGCTGCCGGGCATGGAGGGCACGCTGCGGAAACTCATCGCGGAGGACATCGCGGAGAGCTTCCGGCCGCCGGAGGGCGTCTCGATCGTCGGGTACGGCGACGACGTGCTGGCCCGCTTCGCCAACCCGGCGATCCTCTATCGCACGCATCAGGTCGCGATGGACGGCACGCAGAAGCTGCCGCAGCGGCTGCTGCACACGATCCTGGACCTGCGCGCCGCGAAGAGGGATGCGCGGTGGGCGACGCTGGCGGTGGCCGCGTGGATGCGGTTCGTGCAGGGTACGGCGGACGACGGGACGCCGCTGCCGCTGAACGACCCGCTGGCCGACCGGATCCGGACCGCGCTCGCGGACACGTCGTCGGAGCCGGCCGCGGTGGTGGACGCGCTGCTGCGCATCGACTCGGTGTTCCCGGCCGCGCTGGTCACGGACGACGAGGTGCGCGCGTCCATCACGTCCTGGCTCACCGACCTGACCCGGCACGGTGCCGCCGCCGCGGTCGAGGCGGCGGGAAGATGA